The Blattabacterium cuenoti genome includes a region encoding these proteins:
- the leuC gene encoding 3-isopropylmalate dehydratase large subunit, whose product MSKSLFDKIWESHIVKELENGIYVIYVDRHYIHEVTSPQAFLELEKRNFSVLRPKKIIATADHNVPTINQHLPVLDSLSRKQINLLTDNCRKFGITLYQLGHKNNGIVHVIGPELGYTLPGMTIVCGDSHTSTHGAFGCIAFGIGTSQVTMVMASQCLLLSKPKQMRIQLNGNLKRGVTPKDVILYIISKLGVDAGIGHFIEYTGSSIQKMSMEGRMTICNMSIEMGAKGGLIAPDQITFDYIKKCKYFKKSKGDKMIEYWKHLITDENTTFDKEYVFNVEEIQPMITYGTNPGMAIKISESIPKLETDLKSLNYMGLSNVDSLIGKKIDYIFIGSCTNSRIEDLRLVASIVKGKKKANHVRVMIVPGSNQVVKQAKEEGLDRIFKSCGFEFRQPGCSACLGMNEDKIPSGEYCVSTSNRNFEGRQGPGSRTLLASPLTAAVIAIEGKIVDVNKYIHEKIYDVN is encoded by the coding sequence ATGTCAAAATCATTATTTGATAAAATTTGGGAGTCTCATATAGTCAAAGAATTAGAAAACGGAATATATGTTATTTATGTTGATAGACATTATATACATGAAGTAACGAGTCCTCAAGCTTTTCTAGAATTAGAAAAAAGGAATTTTTCTGTTTTAAGACCTAAGAAAATTATAGCAACTGCGGATCATAACGTTCCTACAATAAATCAACATCTACCTGTTTTAGATTCTTTGTCTAGAAAACAAATCAATTTGTTAACAGATAATTGCCGAAAATTTGGAATCACGTTATATCAACTAGGTCATAAAAATAATGGAATAGTCCATGTGATTGGTCCTGAATTAGGTTATACTTTACCAGGGATGACAATAGTTTGTGGAGACAGTCACACTTCTACTCATGGGGCTTTTGGATGTATAGCTTTCGGAATTGGAACTAGTCAAGTAACCATGGTTATGGCTAGTCAATGTTTATTATTATCCAAACCGAAACAAATGAGAATTCAATTAAATGGAAATTTAAAGAGAGGAGTCACCCCAAAAGATGTCATTTTGTATATTATTTCAAAATTAGGAGTGGATGCGGGAATCGGTCATTTTATAGAATATACAGGATCTTCTATTCAAAAAATGAGCATGGAAGGAAGAATGACTATTTGTAATATGAGTATTGAAATGGGAGCAAAGGGAGGATTAATTGCTCCAGATCAAATTACTTTTGATTACATTAAAAAATGCAAATATTTCAAGAAATCAAAAGGGGATAAAATGATAGAATATTGGAAACATTTAATAACAGATGAGAATACAACATTTGATAAAGAGTATGTTTTTAATGTTGAAGAAATACAACCTATGATAACTTATGGAACAAATCCTGGTATGGCAATAAAAATTTCTGAATCTATTCCAAAATTAGAGACAGATCTAAAATCTTTAAATTATATGGGATTATCTAATGTAGATTCTTTAATAGGAAAAAAAATTGATTATATCTTTATAGGAAGTTGCACTAATTCTAGAATAGAAGATTTAAGATTAGTTGCTTCTATAGTAAAAGGGAAAAAGAAAGCGAATCATGTTCGTGTAATGATAGTTCCTGGGTCAAATCAAGTTGTTAAACAAGCTAAAGAAGAAGGATTAGATAGAATTTTTAAAAGTTGTGGATTTGAATTTCGTCAACCAGGATGTTCTGCTTGTTTGGGAATGAATGAGGATAAAATTCCTTCAGGAGAATATTGTGTTTCTACATCTAATAGAAACTTTGAAGGAAGACAGGGCCCAGGATCTAGAACTTTATTAGCAAGTCCTTTAACAGCTGCTGTTATAGCTATTGAAGGAAAAATTGTAGATGTAAATAAATATATTCATGAGAAAATTTACGATGTTAACTAG
- a CDS encoding F0F1 ATP synthase subunit epsilon: MKVKILDCDHILYQGNIISITAPGLCGYFQLLENHDYFISILKNGVIKLYIDEKNRKKIKIKSGLLKVKNNSIIVIL, from the coding sequence ATGAAAGTAAAAATTCTTGATTGTGATCATATATTATATCAAGGAAATATAATTTCCATTACAGCTCCTGGCTTATGTGGATATTTTCAACTATTAGAAAATCATGATTATTTTATATCCATATTAAAAAATGGGGTCATCAAATTATATATTGATGAAAAAAATAGAAAAAAAATAAAAATAAAAAGTGGACTTTTGAAAGTTAAAAATAATTCAATTATTGTTATTTTATAA
- a CDS encoding PD-(D/E)XK nuclease family protein has protein sequence MKKKIDQIIQHLLLSKKKNQKYILISKEDPVIEYIKNKYKSKFSLETEFFTIEKFFEKISGLKILDNHFILLYFFSILKKDDFLEKNFNNFFNWGPKILNDFQNIDINMIDVERFFSSIISTEKIKKWNFNILEQEKFLFWEKIHEYYYTLQSQLLKKGITYQGMLFKIAISRFGFFLSENSRTKILLFIDLILNKCEKIFVQKIIQYSHGLVYNLYEYENKIQKNILESKNQNKIYKTHKRFNNLKVIEVSKEIEQVKIVENIVYKLLKKGKKPYSILIIPGDKCLFIPLLDSMKKLGVNISINIDYSFKNIPIYYTFYSIFQLLLRKEKFNKFTKKDVIRVLSDGYIQKFFLKKNSLLKILKTENDSDFISEDFIKKYLLKNDLWIIFQISTHNTRIILLSLIGFIRKLKKMLFSNMNKHFIELKFLFKLEVYIYKLKIIVRKKKNLFFGINDVFNIYEQFVKTKSIRYIHKNKRGLYITGFMDIFFKNFDVVIITSFNEGIIPPKNHEKNYSFIPFDLRQGLKMKDFNNKDFNNDVYFHHFIRIFQSSAETYLIYKNQPDEINSGEKSRFLHQMEMNYKISTEKINNPFIPINLLKVPIVIEKTKPIIYRLHELIVQGLSPSSIHLYNYNPLLFYYKKILSLNDPEEISFKKKVGKVIHQILKILYYPIRENFITINCIHNMKKISESIVKKVLLEKQKTIEGKNMLFYCIIKTYIENFISWDEKCIQNGHKIFVKEIECKVSAILNVGSKQVNLHGIIDRIDEYDGVPRILDYKIGFQKIKEMNVSLRNIENIFHDPNYANTMQLLIYVYLWFKSPIFFGNKKRPPSIGILSPEKNGEISKIPINFFQKKKINITYEDYKKNFLPFLIKRILEILDPKKPIIEKIY, from the coding sequence GTGAAAAAAAAAATTGATCAAATCATTCAACACCTATTATTGTCAAAAAAAAAGAATCAGAAATATATATTAATATCAAAAGAAGATCCTGTTATAGAATATATAAAAAATAAATATAAATCAAAATTTAGCTTAGAGACTGAATTTTTTACAATTGAAAAATTTTTCGAAAAAATTTCCGGATTAAAAATTTTAGACAATCATTTTATTCTTCTTTATTTCTTTTCTATCTTAAAAAAAGATGATTTTTTAGAGAAAAATTTCAATAATTTTTTTAATTGGGGCCCTAAAATATTGAACGACTTTCAAAATATAGATATCAATATGATTGATGTGGAACGCTTTTTTTCTTCTATTATCTCTACAGAAAAAATAAAAAAGTGGAATTTTAATATTTTAGAACAAGAAAAATTTCTTTTTTGGGAAAAGATTCATGAATATTATTATACACTGCAATCTCAACTTTTAAAAAAAGGAATCACTTATCAAGGAATGCTTTTCAAAATAGCTATTTCTCGTTTTGGTTTTTTTTTATCTGAAAATTCACGTACAAAAATTTTGTTGTTTATAGATCTTATATTGAATAAATGTGAAAAAATTTTTGTTCAAAAAATCATTCAATATAGTCATGGATTAGTCTATAACTTATATGAATATGAAAATAAGATCCAAAAAAATATCCTTGAATCTAAAAATCAAAATAAAATTTATAAGACACATAAAAGATTTAATAATTTAAAAGTAATTGAAGTTTCAAAAGAAATAGAACAAGTAAAGATTGTAGAAAATATAGTATACAAATTGCTCAAAAAAGGAAAAAAACCCTACAGTATACTCATAATACCAGGAGATAAATGTTTATTTATACCGTTGTTAGATTCTATGAAAAAATTAGGAGTAAACATATCTATAAATATAGATTACTCCTTCAAAAATATTCCTATTTATTATACTTTTTATTCCATATTCCAATTATTATTAAGAAAAGAGAAATTTAACAAATTCACTAAAAAAGATGTTATTAGAGTTCTGTCTGATGGATATATTCAAAAGTTTTTTCTTAAAAAAAATTCTTTATTAAAAATATTGAAAACTGAAAACGATTCAGATTTTATTTCCGAAGATTTCATAAAAAAATATCTACTAAAAAATGATTTATGGATCATTTTTCAAATTTCAACTCACAACACAAGAATTATTCTTCTAAGTCTTATTGGTTTTATCAGAAAATTAAAAAAAATGCTTTTTTCAAATATGAATAAACATTTTATAGAATTAAAATTTCTTTTTAAACTAGAAGTTTATATCTACAAACTAAAAATAATAGTTAGAAAGAAGAAAAATTTATTTTTCGGAATAAACGACGTTTTTAATATATATGAACAATTCGTGAAAACAAAAAGTATACGATATATACATAAAAATAAAAGAGGGTTATACATAACAGGTTTTATGGATATTTTTTTTAAAAATTTCGATGTAGTGATCATTACCTCTTTTAATGAAGGAATTATTCCTCCAAAAAATCATGAAAAAAACTATTCTTTTATTCCTTTTGATCTTCGTCAAGGATTAAAAATGAAGGATTTTAATAATAAAGATTTTAATAATGATGTTTATTTTCATCATTTTATAAGAATTTTTCAATCTTCTGCAGAAACATATTTAATATATAAAAATCAACCAGATGAAATTAATTCTGGAGAAAAAAGTCGTTTTCTACATCAAATGGAAATGAATTATAAAATATCAACAGAAAAAATAAACAATCCATTTATTCCTATCAACTTACTAAAAGTCCCTATTGTAATTGAAAAAACAAAACCTATCATTTATCGTTTGCATGAATTAATTGTTCAAGGACTATCTCCTTCTTCTATTCATTTATATAATTACAACCCTCTTTTATTTTATTACAAAAAAATACTTAGTTTAAATGATCCAGAAGAAATTTCCTTTAAGAAAAAAGTAGGAAAAGTCATTCATCAGATATTAAAAATTTTATATTATCCCATAAGAGAAAATTTTATAACAATTAATTGTATTCACAATATGAAAAAAATTTCTGAATCTATTGTTAAAAAAGTTCTTTTAGAAAAACAAAAAACGATTGAAGGAAAAAACATGTTATTTTATTGTATAATAAAAACTTATATAGAAAATTTTATTTCATGGGATGAAAAATGCATTCAAAATGGACACAAAATCTTTGTGAAAGAAATAGAATGCAAAGTTTCTGCAATATTAAATGTAGGATCAAAACAAGTAAATCTACATGGAATCATCGATCGTATAGATGAATATGATGGTGTTCCTCGTATTCTTGATTACAAAATAGGATTTCAAAAAATTAAAGAAATGAATGTTTCTCTAAGAAATATTGAAAACATTTTTCATGATCCAAATTATGCCAATACTATGCAATTACTTATTTATGTTTATTTGTGGTTTAAATCCCCTATTTTTTTTGGAAATAAAAAAAGACCTCCTTCCATAGGAATTCTTTCCCCTGAAAAGAACGGAGAAATATCGAAAATTCCTATAAATTTTTTTCAGAAAAAAAAAATAAATATTACGTACGAAGATTATAAAAAAAATTTTCTTCCATTTCTTATTAAAAGGATATTAGAAATATTAGATCCAAAAAAGCCAATTATAGAAAAAATTTATTGA
- a CDS encoding 2-isopropylmalate synthase, with the protein MEKKRIQIFDTTLRDGEQVPGCKLNTKEKIKIAKRLESLGVDVIEAGFPTSSPGDYQSVQEICRSVSKTVVCALSRAVEKDIEIAGQALQHAKRPRIHTGIGTSNCHIRYKFNSTPDKIIERAILAVKYAKSFVEDVEFYAEDAGRTENEFLAKICENVIKYGATVINIPDTTGYCLPKEYGNKIRFLKENVKGIHKIKLSTHCHNDLGLATANSLSGIMNGAEQVECTINGIGERAGNTSLEEIVMIMKQNSHLNLFTNINTKLIYSTSHLVSECTGMRVQANKAIVGINAFSHSSGIHQDGVIKKRETYESINPEDVGIDQSSIILTARSGRAALSYRYKKLGHFLSKNSLDLVYSIFLKYADEKKEITDMELRTILKKANLNANNKILHSTNNANRRINVL; encoded by the coding sequence ATGGAAAAGAAAAGAATACAAATTTTTGATACAACTTTGCGAGATGGAGAACAGGTTCCTGGATGCAAATTAAATACTAAAGAAAAAATAAAAATAGCTAAAAGATTAGAATCTTTAGGAGTGGATGTTATTGAAGCAGGATTTCCTACTTCTAGTCCAGGAGACTATCAATCTGTTCAAGAAATCTGTAGATCAGTTTCAAAAACTGTAGTTTGTGCATTATCTAGAGCAGTAGAAAAAGATATAGAGATAGCAGGACAAGCGTTACAACATGCGAAAAGACCAAGGATTCATACGGGAATAGGAACCTCAAATTGTCATATACGTTATAAATTCAATAGCACTCCGGATAAAATTATAGAAAGAGCTATTCTTGCAGTAAAATATGCAAAGAGTTTTGTAGAAGATGTTGAATTTTATGCGGAAGATGCGGGGCGTACAGAAAATGAATTTTTGGCAAAAATATGTGAAAATGTGATAAAATATGGAGCTACGGTTATTAATATCCCTGATACTACAGGGTATTGTCTTCCGAAAGAATATGGAAATAAAATACGATTTTTAAAAGAGAATGTTAAAGGGATTCATAAAATTAAGTTATCTACTCATTGTCATAATGATTTGGGACTAGCTACGGCTAATTCTTTATCTGGAATAATGAATGGAGCAGAACAAGTGGAATGTACTATTAATGGGATTGGAGAAAGAGCTGGGAACACTTCTTTGGAAGAAATAGTTATGATTATGAAACAAAATTCTCATTTGAATTTATTTACTAATATAAATACAAAACTTATTTATTCCACAAGTCATCTAGTATCTGAATGTACAGGAATGAGAGTTCAAGCTAATAAGGCTATTGTAGGAATTAATGCTTTTTCTCATTCATCAGGAATTCATCAAGATGGAGTAATAAAAAAGAGGGAAACTTATGAAAGTATTAATCCAGAAGATGTTGGAATAGATCAATCTTCAATTATTCTAACAGCTAGAAGTGGTAGAGCCGCTTTGTCTTATCGTTATAAAAAATTGGGTCATTTTTTGAGTAAAAATTCTTTAGATTTGGTTTATTCTATTTTTTTAAAATATGCAGATGAAAAGAAAGAAATTACTGATATGGAATTAAGAACGATATTGAAAAAAGCTAATTTAAATGCAAATAATAAAATATTGCATTCTACTAATAATGCTAACAGAAGAATAAATGTTTTGTAA
- the pdxA gene encoding 4-hydroxythreonine-4-phosphate dehydrogenase PdxA, which produces MNYRKKKIRVGVTTGDIHGIGIEIFLKVCRKKRLLDFFTPILFGSTKLCSYYNKILNLEINHIREVKNFKEIIDYKINVFNIWKEEPKFDSIKINHPDSGKYPILSLKKAVKALKEGKIDVLVTAPVNKKYMNLKGFSFFGHTEYLQNVLEGESLMIMIHDILKIALVTNHLPLKKVSSELNIKKIIKSIKILHQSLIIDFSIEKPKIAVLGCNPHSSDNGLTGDEEKTKIKPAVDCLFQKKGWLVFGPYSSDSFFGNQLYRNFDAVLAMYHDQGLIPFKTLTFNHGVNFTAGLSHVRTSPDHGVAYDIAKKGIANQNSFEEAIFSAIKIFKNRKEYMKLSSYKSSKSL; this is translated from the coding sequence ATGAATTATAGAAAAAAAAAAATTAGAGTGGGAGTTACCACAGGGGACATTCACGGAATAGGGATAGAGATTTTTTTAAAAGTATGTCGTAAAAAAAGACTTCTAGATTTTTTTACACCAATATTATTTGGATCTACTAAATTATGTTCTTATTATAATAAAATCTTAAATCTGGAGATAAATCATATCCGAGAAGTAAAAAATTTTAAAGAAATTATTGATTACAAAATCAATGTATTCAATATATGGAAAGAAGAACCCAAGTTTGATTCTATAAAAATCAATCATCCAGATTCAGGAAAATATCCTATTTTATCTTTAAAAAAAGCTGTGAAAGCTTTAAAAGAAGGAAAAATTGACGTACTTGTAACAGCTCCAGTCAACAAAAAATATATGAATTTGAAAGGTTTCTCATTTTTTGGACATACTGAATATTTACAAAATGTTTTGGAAGGAGAATCCCTAATGATAATGATTCATGATATTTTGAAAATAGCTTTAGTAACTAATCATTTGCCTTTAAAAAAAGTCTCTTCAGAATTAAACATAAAAAAAATAATAAAATCAATAAAAATTCTACATCAATCCCTTATTATTGATTTTTCTATAGAAAAACCAAAAATCGCAGTTTTAGGATGTAACCCTCATTCAAGTGATAATGGATTAACAGGAGATGAAGAAAAAACAAAAATTAAACCTGCTGTTGATTGTTTATTTCAAAAAAAAGGATGGCTGGTTTTTGGCCCTTATTCTTCAGACAGTTTTTTTGGAAATCAACTCTACCGTAATTTTGATGCTGTTTTAGCTATGTATCATGACCAAGGATTAATTCCTTTTAAAACATTAACTTTTAATCACGGTGTGAATTTTACAGCAGGTCTTTCCCACGTACGAACTTCTCCAGATCACGGTGTTGCCTATGATATAGCTAAAAAAGGAATTGCTAATCAAAATTCTTTTGAAGAAGCTATTTTTAGCGCTATAAAAATATTTAAAAATAGAAAAGAGTACATGAAACTCAGTTCTTATAAATCATCAAAATCATTATAA
- the atpD gene encoding F0F1 ATP synthase subunit beta, which yields MHKKKIKGIITQIIGPIIDVSFKNSETLPKIYDALEVNLSKKNKIVLEVQQHIGDKNVRCISMEVTDGLQRGLEVNGLGKPISVPVGGSINGRVFNVLGDCIDGLGDIDKSITRPIHSDPPAFKDLSTETEILYTGIKVIDLIEPYPKGGKIGLFGGAGVGKTVLIQELINNVAKGHGGRSVFAGVGERSREGNDLLREMLESGIIKYGDSFMKSMKKGYWDLSKVDKDALKQSKAAFVFGQMNEPPGARARVALSGLTLAEYYRDQYVEGKEGQDVLFFIDNIFRFTQAGSEVSALLGRIPSSVGYQPTLSSEMGSMQERITSTKKGSITSVQAVYVPADDLTDPAPAITFSHLDATTVLSRKIASLGIYPAVDPLDSTSRILSPDIIDKDHYNCAQRVKEILQKYNSLQDIIAILGIEELSEEDKLIVSRARRVQRFLSQPFHVAKQFTGIEGIFVKIEDTIKGFNMIINGELDHIPETAFNLKGTIEQVIETGKKMITYESKNS from the coding sequence ATGCATAAGAAAAAAATAAAGGGGATAATTACTCAAATTATAGGACCTATTATTGATGTTTCTTTTAAAAACAGTGAGACACTTCCTAAAATTTACGATGCTTTGGAAGTCAATTTATCAAAAAAAAACAAAATAGTTTTAGAAGTTCAACAACATATTGGGGACAAAAATGTTCGTTGCATCTCTATGGAAGTAACAGATGGATTGCAAAGAGGACTAGAAGTAAATGGATTAGGAAAACCAATTAGCGTTCCTGTAGGGGGATCCATCAATGGTAGAGTTTTTAATGTTTTGGGAGATTGCATAGATGGATTAGGAGATATAGATAAATCTATAACTAGACCTATTCACAGCGATCCTCCAGCATTTAAAGACTTATCAACAGAAACAGAAATATTGTATACAGGGATTAAAGTTATTGATTTAATAGAGCCTTATCCAAAAGGAGGAAAGATTGGTTTATTTGGTGGGGCAGGTGTAGGAAAAACTGTTCTAATACAAGAATTAATCAATAATGTAGCGAAAGGACATGGAGGAAGATCTGTTTTTGCGGGAGTAGGAGAAAGATCTAGAGAAGGAAATGATTTATTAAGAGAAATGTTAGAATCTGGAATTATAAAATATGGAGATTCTTTCATGAAATCCATGAAAAAAGGATATTGGGATCTTTCCAAAGTAGATAAAGATGCACTTAAGCAATCTAAAGCAGCTTTTGTCTTTGGTCAAATGAATGAGCCTCCCGGAGCTAGAGCTAGAGTCGCCTTATCTGGATTAACATTAGCTGAATATTATAGAGATCAATATGTAGAAGGAAAAGAAGGACAAGATGTCTTGTTTTTTATAGACAATATATTTAGATTTACTCAGGCAGGATCAGAAGTTTCAGCATTATTAGGAAGGATTCCTTCATCTGTAGGATATCAGCCAACTTTATCATCAGAAATGGGTTCTATGCAGGAAAGAATTACTTCAACGAAAAAAGGATCCATTACTTCAGTACAAGCTGTTTATGTTCCTGCAGATGATTTAACAGATCCAGCTCCTGCTATTACATTTTCTCATTTAGATGCAACAACAGTTCTTTCCAGAAAAATAGCATCTTTAGGAATCTATCCTGCAGTAGATCCTTTGGATTCTACTTCTCGTATTTTGTCTCCGGATATAATAGACAAAGATCATTATAATTGCGCACAACGCGTTAAAGAAATTTTACAAAAATATAATTCTTTACAAGATATTATAGCTATTCTAGGAATAGAAGAATTAAGTGAAGAAGATAAATTAATAGTTTCCAGGGCTAGACGTGTTCAGCGTTTTTTATCTCAACCATTTCATGTTGCAAAACAGTTTACAGGGATTGAAGGGATTTTTGTAAAAATTGAGGATACAATCAAAGGATTCAATATGATAATAAATGGTGAGTTAGATCACATTCCAGAAACAGCCTTTAATCTAAAAGGAACGATTGAACAAGTAATAGAAACTGGAAAAAAAATGATAACTTATGAAAGTAAAAATTCTTGA
- a CDS encoding bifunctional riboflavin kinase/FAD synthetase gives MKIYSFIDEFSSFSPCILTLGVFDGVHMGHQKIIQNLIFRSEKKYCPVLLTFYPHPKEILNPGKKFFYLNTLPERIYNLKKLGVKHLIIHPFTINFSKLSTKNFFKKILHSKFRIKEIITGYDSHIGKNRDGSHEKLKKFSHIYGFNLIKVEPYIFNKKIISSTDIRKSILLGNIQWANKALGSFYTLSGNVIKGKGIGNTIDFPTANLQVDSKKLIPKNGVYAVKINYMDNIYRGMLNIGVNPTINPKNQKINIEVHIFDFFEKIYGKKIDVLIIHMIREEKKFNTLQELKEHLRKDEINIKKFFSCEKKN, from the coding sequence TTGAAAATTTATTCATTTATTGATGAATTTTCTTCTTTTTCTCCATGTATATTGACTCTTGGAGTTTTTGATGGGGTTCATATGGGACATCAAAAAATAATTCAAAATCTAATTTTTAGATCTGAAAAAAAGTATTGTCCCGTTTTGCTTACTTTTTATCCACATCCAAAAGAAATATTAAATCCTGGTAAAAAATTTTTCTATTTAAACACTCTTCCTGAAAGGATATATAATTTGAAAAAATTAGGAGTAAAACATTTGATTATTCATCCTTTTACTATAAATTTTTCAAAATTAAGTACAAAAAACTTTTTCAAAAAAATTTTACATTCTAAATTTAGAATCAAAGAAATTATTACTGGATATGATTCTCATATTGGAAAAAATAGAGATGGTTCTCACGAAAAATTAAAAAAATTCTCTCATATTTACGGATTTAACCTGATAAAGGTTGAACCATATATATTTAACAAAAAAATAATTAGTTCTACCGATATTAGAAAATCTATTTTACTAGGAAATATACAATGGGCAAACAAAGCACTGGGGTCTTTTTATACATTATCCGGTAATGTAATAAAAGGAAAAGGAATAGGGAACACTATTGATTTTCCAACTGCAAATCTACAAGTAGATTCAAAAAAATTAATCCCAAAAAATGGAGTTTATGCTGTGAAAATTAATTATATGGATAATATTTATCGAGGAATGTTAAATATAGGAGTTAATCCTACTATTAATCCAAAAAATCAAAAAATCAATATAGAAGTACATATTTTTGATTTTTTTGAAAAAATTTATGGAAAAAAAATAGATGTTTTAATAATTCATATGATTCGAGAAGAAAAAAAGTTTAACACACTTCAAGAATTAAAAGAACATCTTAGAAAAGATGAAATAAATATTAAAAAATTTTTTTCTTGTGAAAAAAAAAATTGA
- the leuD gene encoding 3-isopropylmalate dehydratase small subunit has translation MRKFTMLTSQAIPLPIEDIDTDQIIPARFLKEIKREECGKNLFIDWRYRKDGSLNEDFILNNSNFSGKILLSGRNFGCGSSREHAAWAIYDYGFKVVISSFFADIFRENALNNGLLTVEVSENFLKILFETIGKNPKIKIKVDLINQKVSIMETGEFDKFYMHPYKKNCFLNGYDDIDFLVSIRKDVENFEKNRKNIL, from the coding sequence ATGAGAAAATTTACGATGTTAACTAGCCAAGCAATTCCATTGCCTATAGAGGACATAGATACAGATCAGATTATTCCAGCTCGTTTTTTAAAAGAAATTAAACGTGAAGAATGTGGGAAAAACCTTTTTATAGATTGGCGTTATAGAAAAGATGGATCTTTAAATGAAGATTTCATATTAAATAATTCTAATTTTAGTGGAAAAATCCTTTTATCAGGAAGAAATTTTGGTTGCGGGTCCAGTCGAGAACATGCAGCATGGGCTATTTACGATTATGGATTTAAAGTTGTAATATCTAGTTTTTTTGCTGATATTTTTAGAGAAAATGCATTGAACAATGGATTACTAACTGTAGAAGTTTCTGAAAATTTTTTGAAAATATTGTTTGAAACAATTGGAAAAAATCCGAAAATTAAAATAAAAGTTGATTTAATCAATCAAAAGGTCTCAATAATGGAAACAGGAGAATTTGATAAATTTTATATGCATCCATACAAAAAAAATTGTTTTTTAAATGGTTATGATGATATAGATTTTCTAGTTTCCATAAGAAAAGATGTAGAAAATTTTGAAAAAAATAGAAAAAATATTCTATGA
- the leuB gene encoding 3-isopropylmalate dehydrogenase yields the protein MKKNISVIEGDGIGPEIMKQTIKVLNSIAKKYNHDFYYHKTIAGSIAIEKFGDPMPEKTIDTCLKSDAVLFGCIGDEKYDHNPRGKRPEDGLLKLRKRMNLYCNIRPIMVYSEVNKSPIKKELLDGVDFIIYRELTGGIYFGEKGRSKNGEEAYDYCFYSKKEIERVGEMAFKAALYRRKKKVTLVDKANVLETSRLWREVIRKIALDYPSVNLDFLYIDNAAMQIIMNPRRFDVILTDNMFGDILSDESSVITSSLGLLPSASIGNHKSMFEPIHGSYPQAKGKNIANPLGCILSGAMMLEYFGMHKEKNLLEKAVRKSIEEKVCTPDIIESEFFSTTEEVGNYIEKYIQNQ from the coding sequence ATGAAAAAAAATATTTCTGTAATAGAAGGAGATGGAATAGGTCCTGAAATCATGAAACAAACAATAAAAGTTTTAAACTCTATAGCAAAAAAATATAATCATGATTTTTATTATCATAAAACTATAGCTGGATCTATAGCCATAGAAAAATTTGGAGATCCAATGCCGGAAAAAACTATAGATACTTGTTTAAAATCAGATGCTGTTTTATTTGGTTGTATAGGAGACGAAAAATATGATCATAATCCAAGAGGGAAAAGGCCTGAAGATGGATTATTAAAATTAAGAAAAAGAATGAATTTATATTGCAATATTCGTCCTATAATGGTTTATTCAGAAGTTAATAAATCACCTATAAAAAAGGAACTATTGGATGGGGTTGATTTTATAATATACCGTGAATTGACAGGAGGAATTTATTTTGGAGAAAAAGGTCGTTCTAAAAATGGAGAAGAAGCTTATGATTATTGTTTTTATTCAAAAAAAGAAATTGAAAGAGTTGGAGAGATGGCTTTTAAAGCAGCTCTTTATCGACGAAAAAAAAAAGTAACATTAGTGGATAAAGCAAATGTATTAGAAACTTCCAGATTATGGAGAGAAGTTATTCGAAAAATAGCATTGGATTATCCAAGTGTAAATCTGGATTTTTTGTATATAGATAATGCTGCTATGCAAATTATTATGAATCCTAGAAGATTTGATGTTATTCTAACAGATAACATGTTTGGAGATATTCTTTCAGACGAGTCTAGTGTAATTACAAGTTCTTTAGGATTATTGCCTTCAGCTTCTATAGGAAATCATAAATCTATGTTTGAACCCATACATGGATCTTACCCCCAAGCGAAGGGAAAAAATATAGCAAATCCTTTGGGATGTATTCTTTCAGGGGCTATGATGTTAGAATATTTTGGAATGCATAAAGAAAAAAATCTTTTAGAAAAAGCTGTGAGAAAATCTATTGAAGAGAAAGTATGTACACCAGATATTATCGAATCAGAGTTTTTTTCAACCACTGAAGAAGTGGGAAATTATATAGAAAAATATATTCAAAATCAATAA